The nucleotide sequence TGCTTCTGGGTAGGCAGGTATTAGAACACAGCCTGAGCGTGCTGCTCCTCTCCGCCGTCGCTGGCAGAGCCTCTCCTGTTGCTGGCCTTTCCGTAGCGAGTGACACTTTGGTCCTCCTCCACAGCTCGGTCCACGCTAGCCATCGACTGGGACAGTGAGACCCGGAGCTGTTACTACAACGAACAGGAATCTGAGGTAGGTCACTCGGGACTGTTGGTCAGGGGAAGTGCTGGTTTCTGCTCTGGGGAGGTCTCTCTCACCAGTTCCACAGCCGGCTTCACAGCTTATCTTTTAGACTGAGAATGAAAAGCAGCAAAAGATTTTGTTATTAAATGCTAGCAGCTCCAGAAAGTACGTTATATTCCAGGCATGAGAGCTCATGAGGTGGTGGCTCAGCCTGGTGAGGTTTTGTTTCCTCAGCCAACTCAGCACTTTGTTCCTCACAGACGTACGAGAAGCACGTCAGCATGTTGCAAcctcagaagaaaaagaagacgGCGGTGGCCCTGAGGGACTGCATCGAGCTCTTCACTACCATGGAGACCCTTGGGGAACATGACCCCTGGTAGGCAGCTCCCCACTCTGAGCAGGGGCGCCCAGGCACCCTGGGGCTCCGAGATCTGCTGGGGCCATCTGTGTAACACAAACCTTTTCATTTGGATCCGTCACTTTTGTACATGGCTGACAGAGAAACACAGGTGTTTCTGCGTGAATTGTGCTTTCCAGCCTCAGAAGGCCATCACCCTCTGTGGGAAGGTGGCTTAGAGACCTCGCTGCTCTGAAGCAGTCTGATGGTTGCAAGACAGGATGTTACGGGGTTATCCCCATGCTTGTGTGCCCAGGTGGCCCTGGCTCCCTGGCTCCCCGCCTCCCCACTCAGCAGAGGTTTTTGTTTCAGGTACTGTCCCAACTGTAAGAAGCACCAGCAGGCCACAAAGAAGTTTGACCTGTGGTCCTTGCCGAAGATCCTGGTGGTCCACCTCAAACGTTTCTCCTACAATAGATACTGGAGGGATAAGCTTGATACAGTCGTGGAGTTCCCAGTCAGGTGGGTCCCTGGGCTGCAGTGGTATTTTGGGGAAAATTAAAAACCAGGCAGACCATCTGCGCACTGATAGAGTGTTTTGCCACCAAAGGCTTTTCTGCATTAAGATGTGTGTGTTGTTGGGCTCTGGGCAGTTAAGATTTTAGGCTCATTTCTCCTCCTTGTTTGGGGAAGTCTCTCTGGTAGAACCACGTCCCCTCTTGAGTCCCTATGCTGCTTGACTGACCTGGTCTTCTTACCTGTCTTCTTACCTTGGTTCCTGGGAGCCCAGACTCAGTAGGACAGCACACGAACGTGCTGCACCACGTTAATGCAGGGGCACAAGGAACCGGGGAGTAATCTGCTGGGGAGAACTGGATTGCTGGGGGCCGCCCTTGGTGGTGCAGATCCATCGCAGTCCTGTCcttggggcaggggctgggactGGCTGTCTGCTTGGGTCCTCTCAGGTCCCAGGGTACAGAGTGTAGGTGACACAATCGGTCAGCAAGGTAGGCGTTGCCCACAACATGcagatttaaaaatgctttcttcagGGGCAGGTGTACGGGTAGACAGATAGATGCAGTGTAAGACATATCAGTGGGAGGACCTAGATGGCAGTAAGTCAACAAATAGAGGTATTTGTcgtcaaattctttttttctgtatatttaaaattttagaaataaaacattaggggaaaaaatgcttTGAGGGGCCTGTTTTGGTATTTAGCTTACATTTTTATGGCACTAACTGTGATTCTGACAGTAATAGCCATTTCTACACAGTTGCAACAGCCCTCATGTCTGTGCCCAGAGCCCTTCCTTGCCATCTTGTCAGGGGTTGGAATTCCCCAGGAGGCTTCCCTTCTCCAGCCTAACATGTCCGTGGTCAGAGCAAGACCCCAGGGCGCCTTCTGTCTGGACTCTTCATCTGTTCTTTCTGCAGTCTCTGAGGGCCTCCTGCTATGAAAGGGGTGGCTAGATCGCTCTGACTTCTCACAGTTTAAGGTATTGAAgggttctttttgttttctgtgcttAGAGGTCTGAACATGTCGGAGTTTGTCTGTGACCCGTCAGCGAGGCCATATGTGTACGATCTCATCGCCGTGTCCAATCACTATGGAGCCATGGGGGTTGGCCACTGTGAGTACTGGCATCTGCTCCCCTCTGAGATGTTGAAACACCCTTGGCCACTCATCTGtcaccagccttccctgtgtgCCAGCCACTGCCCTAAGGACTTAACTTACACAGCTCTGCAGGCCTCCAGTTGCAGGCTGCCCCTCAGTTGTTTTGCTAGGGTGGTGCTTCATATCCTTTAATCTAATAATCCACTTCCAGTAAATCTACTCTTCTGAAATTACTGGACTTTGGGGAAAAGCTTCATATACAAAGATATTTACCCATttatactggtggctcagacggtaaagcatctgcccacaatgcaggagacctgggtttgctccctgggttgggaagatcccctggagaaggaaatgggaacccactccaatactcttgcctagaaaattccatggatggaggagcctggtgggctatagtccatggggtcgcgaaagagtcggacacaactgagcgacttcacttcactagtgGAAAATGAGTAACAGCATTGGTGATCAGCAGCTGGCAGTATTGTCCATGTGCTTGATGGAAGAGCACACAGcattgcaaaataaaattattaataccGTGGGGAAATGCCCATGATGTGTTCAGGGGAAACAGCTACACAAAATCGCATCATTACAGAAAGTAGTATCACAACTATGTACATTGAAACAAAAGGCAAACTGTGATAGGAGAGGGGACAGCCTAGAAAGAGAGGGACCAgaatgtttgttttactttttttttttactttgctctactttattttgagaaatgtctgtaaTGTGTGGGTTTAATTTCACATTTATACTTTTACTAGTCTGTTTGGTTACTTGTTCATGGAAAGGTCTTAGTGATGTTGAAGTGAGGAGCTGGGTCTCCTCACGTCTCCTCTGTTGCATCTGCACCATGAGAACTGCCACTACACCCCGTGTCAGGATCCCAAGAGATGACACCATGGGAGGTGTTAGTTCCATTTACCCTCACAGTGGATTATGAACTGCCCCAAACCCCAGTCTTTTCCCCTGTACTGGTAAGCTTTTTCTGTTGGCCCAAGTCGGTTCTCCTGCTTCTCTATTCTTACCATATCACCTCCTGCCTTTGGATGGCTGCTCATTTTCCAGCCCTCGGGTCTACATTCCAGGCCATcggaagaaggggaaaaaagggcGTGACCTTCCCTTTTAAGTAGACTTCCCAGAAATCCCCCTCAACTCCTCTACATACGTCTCATTGGCTACAGCTTGGTCACAGGACTACCAACTAGCTGTAGGAATGGGTGGGAAAGAAAAATTGTGCCTGTCTAAAAATTGGGACTCTTCCTGAGTGGCTACTTGCAATACCTGTGATCATACCGCATCCTATAGCACTTTTTTTCTGTGCAAATTAATTTTGATATCTGTATTCATTCATACTGGACccatgtattcatttttaattcttttggcaTAAAAACGTACTGCTTGGGCAGGTTACTTAGCTTCCatatgcttcagtttccttatccagGTTAGGCTGGTTGTGTGCAGACCCACTTTGGGTCCACAATTGGAACACCGTGATTTTGATACTGTTCTGCCAAGCATGGACAGCAGGGACAGGCCCTTGGCACCTTCTCTGTCACTTTGTCCTGTGTTCTTCACCACCGCCTGGTACAGTAAGCACTGCAGCGAAGAATGGTTAAACAGCTTGCCAGAGCCACTCAGCAGGTCGAGACCAGAAACCAGATCTCCATCAGATTCAGTCGTTTCTGAGAGTCTGAGTAGAGCAGCAATCGGGTATCACTGCTGGGACTGTTGTTGTAAACACATCTTGCTCGGAAAGTGTAAAATCAAAACCGGAAGTGTTCACTCTGGAAAATACTTGGACTGGTGTGAGGAATTGTTACTGAGCCACAGGTTCTTGCCTCAGAGTTTCAAAGACAGATAAATTTAAGTTTTCTCGTTCACATTCCAGCTCTGCCAACCCAAGCCCCCAGTGTGTCTCTCACTGGGATAACCCCACAGGCTCCAGAAGCAGTGAGAGACAACAATAGACAGCCATTCCTGGATACAGTGGGAATGTTTGACTTGGCATGTTTTTGACAAATATTCTTTTGcttaaatcttaaaatatatCAGCTCCTTTTATGGGTCCCCTAGCTCTGAATTAGTGCTCATAGCTGTTTTCCCCAAAATTACAGTTTAAAGCCTTAGTCCCCAGCAGCTCCATTTTTACCCTTTTAGTGCCTTCTTGAGAAGGgaagatcttatttttttttaaggatgagTTCTTTTTCCGTTGTTAGGACACAAGCGTAAATTACCTTTAATTTCAGACTCTTGATATGTGTCATGTTTTGGAGCTGTTGAGTGCCAGCCTACTGAGCTAGCCAGATCATCTCTCTTGATGACCAACTAGCATATTCTCTTGCTTTGGCAGACACTGCGTACGCGAAGAACAAACTGAACGGGAAGTGGTATTACTTTGATGATAGCAATGTGTCCCTGGCCTGTGAGGATCAGATAGTGGTGAGTAGGCCCTCATATCTGGTTCCCACTCTTACCTTTAGGGATTAGAGCTGGGAAGAGTCTCCCAGGCTAGTTGGTTATTGAGTCATCCTGCTGGGACAGTGGGAGCTAAATGTGGTGGAGAAAGAATTCACTACCATTCCTTCCGGGACCCTTCCTAAACGAGACACTTGACTCTCCTGAGTCTGTCACAGGGCTCCTACCTTTCCCGACTCCCTGGGCATGGTCAGCATGAGCCAGCCGTAGGTGGTACGGTTTTCACCATCACTTCAGTGTGTGGATGTGCAGGGCGAGACAGCGGATCCCTGAGGGTGGTGTGTTTTGAACAGACAGCAAAGCTTGGGGGGAATGGGTGATTATTCGAACCTGTGAATGGATGTTGTGCCTCTTGTGTTTAGACGAAAGCAGCTTACGTGCTGTTCTACCAGCGTCGAGACGATGAGTTTCATAAGACGCCGTCACTCAGTTTTCCTGGCTCTTCTGATGGAGGTGCAAGACCAAGCAGCTCACAGCAGGGCACGGGGGATGACGAGACTTACAGCATGGACACCAACTGACCTGCCCAGTGACCCTGCACCACAGCACCAGTGCCGTCCCCCAGGAGAACACCTTTGGCACTGAAGACTGCTAGTGTTCTGTCTAAAAACCAGATGaggaaatttccttcttttatgagcagaagaaaaaaaaaaaaagaccctgtttGCTCAGAAGGGTTATGTCAAGaggctgaattatttttttttatacagGTGGTAaaaattttctgtaaaacagGTAGAGCTGCAGAGTTGGGGTTGGCGGTGGGGAGCACACAGTGGAGAATGTCTGACGGATTCCAAAGAGTGGAGGGGAACACACTGTCATGGAGTTTGGGGCCGCCCTGCCCTCCTGGATTTCGGATTCTGGTGCTGGTTGCTGGTCCTCCCAGTGGTCTACCCACAGTAAATCAACCTCAAGTAAACTTGATGTCGTCCccttttcccttgctgtgcaCTGAGATGGGTTTATAATAACCCTAAAAAGTTGCCACTGACGCCCCTTCCTGTTTCCCTTTGAGTCACCTAGGAATTTCCAGCTTCCATCTCCCAAATGCTATTTGGTGGTGGGGTTTCCTGCCCTTCAGTCTCCTGTGGAACCTAGCAGTTCTGTTCCCAGCATCCTTGATGAATTGAGGCAGTTGGATATCGTGTGGCGCTTGTATTAGGTCTCACTTAAATATCAGGACAGGACACTGCGGGGTACCAGGTCTCCTGGAGCCGTTTCTCCGTGTTGGCTTCAGAAGAGGAACTTTCCTGGGCTTGGAAAGGGCTCCCGTTCTGCCCGGGACTTTGGTTAGAAGTGAGATCCCCGCCCCTCGGCTACGGCCACCGTGGTCTGATTTCCCCACCCTTTCCCCGGGCCTGCTCTCACGGCCATTGTCGCTGTCCCCTCCGTGCGTGCGTGGACCCTCTGCTTCCCCATCACGCTGCGTGGGTTCAAAGAACCGAGGCCATCCGTGCGTCCCTTGTCTGACCTTTAACCCGAGCCGTGGGGGTTGGGCTCGTCAGTCGCGGACACGCGCGATCAGGTGATGAGAGTGCGCGACGACCGACCTACCGACCTACCGACCGTTGGCGGGGTCGGCGGTGCGGTTTCTCCGGCTGATGGGTGAGGACGCGGCCATGGATCTCCGCCCTGGGCGGCCgcggggtggggcctgagaggaGTAGGGGTGGCCGGGAGCCGAGGAGGAGGGCCGGGCTCAATCGATCGCGGGTTCCTCCCTCTCCGGTGGAGAAGTAGGGACGCAGCTGTTCCCGCGAGGAGAAAATCTCCTGAGAGTGGGTTTCTCGGGTCTGACCTGTGGCGTGGCTCAAGGAAACCGTGACAAATACCCCTTCGTGGGCGATTTACAACCTCATCTGTACCGCGATTCTCACATTGTTTTGTGCATTTCCAGTGTATTACATAATAAAGACACGGTCGCTTGTAGGGAAGATGTCTGAGAAACTGAGGAGATGCAGAAAGGAGCTGACTGCAGCCATCGACCGGGCCTTTGAAGGAGTCAGCCATTCCCAGGAGTGCTCGGGCCGCCCGCGGGTGGAGCTCGACGCCGCCCcgctctccttccccctcccggTGCACCGGCTCCTCTGCCGGAGGCACCCGCTGGTAGCCTGCTCCTCTGCAGCTCCATTCTCTCCGGTCCCTGGCGCTCCGGAGAATGAGAACGTGGCTTTTGCACCAAACCATGCCCCCGTGAATGCAAAGCCCCAGGCGCTCTGCCCCAAAAGAAAACCTCTGAGCAGCAAGGAAAACATCCTGATGCGTTCCTCCATTTTGGCACCCGAAAGACAGTTTTGGCGAGCAGCAGGAGATGAGGAGatctggagaaaagacagtctaaGGTGATTCCAATCTCATGGGCTTAACAGCTACAATTAGGGGGAATCGCCTATCTGGAGGGGGGGAAAATTGTTGAAAATCCTAAGCTGGGTCCATAACACTGATTTTCCCTCCCCTTGGGGACTCTACTGGagatagaaatggcaacccacggacagaggaccctggtaggctacagtccatggggtcacacagagtcgggcaccactgagcaacttcactcactggGGGCTCTAAGTCTTCCCTGGGCCTTGTCTTCTCCCAGGTGGTTGCAAACTGCCCGGTCTTAGGTACCTTTTAAAGGCttaattaaaatttaagtttatttttgcatcATCTCTTAGCAAGGAGGACCATGTGGGCTGAAATTTCCAGTTCCTGCTATCTTGGCTGCCCTGGAAGCAGAGACTGAAGAAGCCATTTAATTGTTTCAGTATTACAAATATCTGTTCCCTTATTCACAGACATTAATGGGCATTAGGATGCTTTTAGTCAACTTCACTGACTTAGTGGTTCCCAGTTTTCAAATCACAACATAAATGGCAATTTAAAGGACTAGTGTTTGCCTTTAAGATTATCTAATACTGAGTTCACCTCCGATACTTTCTTGAAAGAGGATCtaatcctctgcctttttcttttctcccggGGGCTGCaggaatgatacagagaaggaTTTGAAAGTTGACACAGGCATCCCACTCAGTGGTTCCAGCCAAGAGGTCACAAAGGATCTGCTTGATATGATTGGTGAGTTCAGAGGGCTGCTCCATCCTCTCCCTGAAAGGATAGATCCTTCACCCAAGCCCCCAGGTCAGCAAGTGTCTTATAAAAAATACTTAATGTCTCTTCCATCGGCTTGGTAGCTTTGTTTGGTTCACAGCAGGCTCCATGCAGAGAGCCTTTGTGGAGCTGATAGCCTGGAGGAGTCACATCCATCAAGTTATTTCATAAATGTTTCATAAATGTACAGTTAGAGTGAATCCCCAGAGGCCAAGGACTGCAGCCGCTATTGGTGGATGAGTTTATTTGTGACGGAAACAGGACATAGGCAGAGATGAAGAGAGGGGGAGTAGTCCAGCTCGGGTGGGTGGTGGCAACACAAGATTGAAAGAAAAGTTAGAAGCCGAAAGCTCCCCTTTAATTCTGCCATCCACCACAAAGGCGACATAGTGCGGTATATCCTGGCGTAGACACTTTTGCTATACGCACATCTGTATATTCTGTATGTGAACTTCATGCGCCCTATTTTTACACAAGGCACAGTGGCCAGACAGCTCCTAATTAAGAGATACGTAGCCTTGGGAGCAGCCCAAAGCTGTTGGCTCTGAAGGGTCACCAGGTTATGGGGCAGGAAAGGAGGCAGTCTGGTGAGGGGTGGTGCATGCCCTGGGGCACAAAGCAAGATCCCTGCCATTGCTCTAGTGACCTGAGCCTCCTCCCATGGTCCCAGTAGGCGAACAGAAGTCATCACTGCCTCTGCTTACCTCCTTCCATGGCCCCTAACATCTACAGGGagcatttttctcccttttggctgtggtccatggctgtctgtgctaagtgctgtgctcagtcgcttgggtcatgtccaactctttgcaccccatatactatagcccgccaggctcctctctgcatgggtttctccaagcaaggatactggagtggattgccatggtctcctccaggggatattcctgacccagggatccaatccacatGTCTTATCTCTCCCAcactggtaggtgggttctttatcaccagtgccacctgAACAGGttagatcttagttctccgaccagggatcgaacccacgccccgTGCAGTGGAGGttatgaagtcttaaccactggaccgacaGGGAAATCCCAATAGGCAGCATTTTACTTATTCAAAAGACCCCACACAGTGTCTTGTGTCCTCAGGTCAGGGAATAGTTCCCCAAGAGCCAGAATAAGCACACGCATCTCTGTATGCTCCCATGTACACCCTCCTTGGAGACCAGTGGATGTTTGGGACTCAGTAAATACCTGCACTAGAAAGGGGGGCACCATGCCCACATCACAGTGCGACAGCGTGCCAGCCCGGGTCAGGAGCACCGGCTTTGCACGCTCCCAGGACACGGCCACCCATTTGGGTTTTTAACTTCTGCCCGAAATGTCTTCAGAATTCTCCCACTGGAATTCTAATgctgaatgtttttatttttaagaccaTACAAGCATCCGAACTATTGAAGAATTGGCTGGTAAACTAGAATTTGAAAACGAGTTGAACCGTGTGTGTGGCCATTGCGAAGATTCGCCTTTCAAGGAGGAAGCCTGGGCCTTGCTGGTGGACGAGAGCCCTCAGAAGGCCCCGGATGCAGACTCTGGCAGCCTCAGGCAGGCTTTTGATGACCACAATATCGTGGAGACTGTTCTGGACTTGGAAGAGGACTACAATTTGATGACCTCTTTTAAATACCAAATTGAGTAAGGACAGTTGACTTCAGCTTTGATTCCTTACAGTAGGAGACTGAGGTTAGGATGTCTGTGCAGGTTAGTCACAGTCACCAGGGGCCACTTCAAAGGCTTAGCAGAATCCAAATTACCATGACCTTTTAACTTCTAGTGGTGTCCCTTTTTCAGCTGACAGCTcagttttttggttgttgttgtttgttaactctgttgctttaaaatgtttcttttttcacttttttttcccccaacgtCTTGACTGTTTTTTGGATTGCTGTTCAATATACGCAGTACCCAAGGCAGGTGCAGGTCGTGGGCCTCTGCTGTGTCTCTTGATGTTCTTTTCCATGGGCCCCTGAAAACATACAAGTTCCACAAGCAGTGTGGGCTTTCTGATCCCCTGGGACCCCCCCATCCCAGGCCAGCTCAGTGGAGGAACTGGCCTCAAGAGGGACCTTGGCCCCAGGCCCTCTGCCACATttgtacacaccacacacatggctgcctgtcccctgcattggcatcaTGCCCTCCTCATGGCCAGAGCCTCAGCCCCTCCATCCTCACCCCTGCCCAGATCAGAGGCCTCCTACTAGTGTCCAGGGAGCTGGCAGCATCCAGCTCCTGTTCTGGCAGGACATTCCCGTGAGGCCAGCCCACCATACACTCACATCAGACATCTGGGCCCTCAGCTGAGGGGGGAAGGAAGGGATGAACACAGGTCCTGCTCACTCACTTCATACCTGAACCTCATCCATCCCGTTCCAGGACTGGACCTCCGGGAGGCCACAGGTGGTTCCCATGACAGTGACTGTACTGGGATAAGATGgacgggggcagggaggggctgacCCACTGCCCTCTGAGGTCAGCGTGGCGGCAGCTGCTCAGCAGGGCTGGCTCCAGCCCCACCACTTGAGAGAAAGGACACCATCAGGGATTATTTGGACCCATCTCTCAAAACCATGATGTTCTTTCAGGAAACCTAATAAACTGTTGAGTAAGGTATGATATCTCCCAGAAGCTGAGTGTCAGGGAACTGCTCACCCGCTTGGCTCATAGGAGAGGATGGGGGCGACAAGGCTGGTGCAGAGCTGTTTGTTGTAACATAAAACTCAAGGAGCTGGGGAGGAAGGCCCAGGGGCCGAAGATGCCCCACAAGGCTGTGTTTTCATAAGGCAGGCTACAGGGCTGGCGGCAACACCCCGTCACCACCACAGGCCTAGAGATTCATCTGCGCCCACAGGTGGAAACCTGGCACCTAGTTCCTAGCGGTGCAAAGCCAGGCACCTGCCTGACCCTGAGGACTAGCCTCTGGCCACTTGAAGGGACAGGTCTCCACTGCCGGATGAAGGGCAGAGGGGCTAACCAGAGGCTCCTCCCAAGCCACCTGACAGTCCCTGCAGTGGATAATAAACACTCGCAGATGGTGGTGTTGAGGTTCACTTTTTAGTCCCTGAGCCGGCGGGACAGGAGCAGGTGAGAAGAAATGCTTACAGCCTCTTGGCTGCTGCATTCAGGAGAAGGGGCTGTCTGGATGGATACATGTCAGGCGACTTGATATTCAGAACACCAGGTCTCCCAACAGTGAGTTCCAACTAATATATATTGATGTGGATCGTCTCCCACAGAGGAGGTGAGGCATAGTAATCCCCATCCTCCCCAGTCTCTGCCCATCACTACCCATGGAGAGTGAGCTGGACTTAGTAACTCACTTTCCAGGGAGAGAGCTGGGGAAGAGAGCAGAGGCATGGACAAGCCTGGCAGACACCACTTAACCAGGTGATGGAGGTGCATCCCACCCATGCTGTCCTCAGGTGTGCCCCTCACCCAGCCCTGACAGGATGCAACGAGATGGGGCCTTCATTTTAAACCCAGATTGGGGGATATTCTCTGGATGCCTGGCCAGTACCCTAGATTGTCAATGTCAGGAAAGCAAGGAAAAACTCAAAATCTGTCACACAGCAGCAGACACTGAGGAGACACAGTGACTAAATCCAGTGGTATCCTGGATTGCATCCTGGAATGGAGAGGGGACGTTCATGGAAAAATAGATCAAATACAAGCTCAAGTTTAGTTCTTAATATGTTTATGTtagtttcttagttttgacaTGTACACCACAGTTATGCAAGAGGTTAACTTTAAGAGAAGCTAAGTGAAGGATATATTTGAACTATCTTTGTACCTTTCCTGTAAATCTGAATTTATTCCaaaatttgcaaaaaaaattttttttaatgcagttgatcccaagtttgtgacattgttaCCGAGGAAGACAAGGAGGGTTTTAGTCTTTTTTGTCTATGCTTCTCAGTTTATCTGCAGTGGACCTGAATCACATCTgcagaaagaagaaattagaGTTGTTTTTAAAACCCTCACCTCCGCCAGCCAGCCGTGGGCATCCCTCACCAGATACCTGCCCAGAGGTGACCTTCACAGTTTCGGGAACTGCAGCAGGCCCAGGGCTGGCACGGGAGGCTCGGCAGGACCCTCACCAGTGGCTCACCCTTCCCTGCAGTGCTGGACCCTCAGGGCCAGAAGCTCTAGGTCTCACAGAGCTATTTCTCAGCACTTAGTTCTCCCTGGAGAGGCTTTGCAGAGGGGGTGTCTGCTGGGAGCAGAGACCCAGTGCTAACCCTACAAGACTGAAACGAGAGGACTTTTTTTCTGCCTGCGACATGGACTGTGGCACTTGGGAATGAGGGCTGAGCCTGGGTTAGGGGTGGGGCAGAAGGGAGGCTTTAGATTCTCCTGGCTGGATAGACAAGTATACCTCTAGCTTAgcaaagcctttgtgtgaaaaTTCAGATTTACCAAAGAACTAATCCAGCCTGGACTCCTTAAAGGAGGAACTTTTCCTCACTGTAGAAACAGCTGTTGGGTAAAGCAGGTGAGCCCTGAGCCTCTGGCATGCCACTCCCAGAGTAGCTGGGATGGCCACATGGTCATTGCCTTGGTGATACCGTCTCTTGTCTCTGCCTCCCTGGCTCCCCAAGGTGCCCAAGGGACATCTGCCTCTGTCACGTGCCTCAGGGCAGCAGGCAGAAGCGTGCTCATCTGCTCAGAGCAGAGGGTTGGGGAGCCAGTCTCTAGGGATTGAGATGGAGGAATAACAGgagcctagattttttttttaattcgcctagaacatttattttaataaaacttgagACCAAAGACTTCTTGGGGAGACATTGATATTTGAGAAACTAAAAATGTTTTACGTCATTTGGTTCTCTCCCCCGCAGTTCATTTTGGCAAGCCAAACAATCACTGGATTGTTTCCGTGGAAACACCAAACTGCAGTTTGGATTAGCAGAATCAAAATAGAAACAAGGCAGCTTCAAGAATAAATAGGAGCTTTGGAACCGGCTAGTCGCCAACTGCGAGTTCAACTTACAGCACAAGGCATGTGAGAAGCTGGGCCCATCCAGTTCTGTAAGGAGGGGTTTCCAGGTCCTCTGGCTGCATCCTGCCTGCAGGGTCGAGGCCAAAATCACTAGAAACCAGCTCTGTCGGTGTGTCGGTGTATTGGTAAACTTTGTAACAAACCTTAGGGCAGAAGGTGGTCTACAGAAGCAAGGAGAGGCTGGGAACTGGAGgaaaagacaggagaagaagggacagGAAAGAGGAAAGATGAGTAAATGCCAAGTGAAGGTCCAGCAAGGAGCAGAGGCCACAGCTGAGGCTTGAGAGTAAAGCAGCAGTTCTTTCAAGAGGACGATTCAAGGG is from Bos taurus isolate L1 Dominette 01449 registration number 42190680 breed Hereford chromosome 22, ARS-UCD2.0, whole genome shotgun sequence and encodes:
- the C22H3orf62 gene encoding uncharacterized protein C3orf62 homolog, with product MSEKLRRCRKELTAAIDRAFEGVSHSQECSGRPRVELDAAPLSFPLPVHRLLCRRHPLVACSSAAPFSPVPGAPENENVAFAPNHAPVNAKPQALCPKRKPLSSKENILMRSSILAPERQFWRAAGDEEIWRKDSLRNDTEKDLKVDTGIPLSGSSQEVTKDLLDMIDHTSIRTIEELAGKLEFENELNRVCGHCEDSPFKEEAWALLVDESPQKAPDADSGSLRQAFDDHNIVETVLDLEEDYNLMTSFKYQIE
- the C22H3orf62 gene encoding uncharacterized protein C3orf62 homolog isoform X1, whose product is MVYYIIKTRSLVGKMSEKLRRCRKELTAAIDRAFEGVSHSQECSGRPRVELDAAPLSFPLPVHRLLCRRHPLVACSSAAPFSPVPGAPENENVAFAPNHAPVNAKPQALCPKRKPLSSKENILMRSSILAPERQFWRAAGDEEIWRKDSLRNDTEKDLKVDTGIPLSGSSQEVTKDLLDMIDHTSIRTIEELAGKLEFENELNRVCGHCEDSPFKEEAWALLVDESPQKAPDADSGSLRQAFDDHNIVETVLDLEEDYNLMTSFKYQIDSFWQAKQSLDCFRGNTKLQFGLAESK
- the C22H3orf62 gene encoding uncharacterized protein C3orf62 homolog isoform X3; the protein is MVYYIIKTRSLVGKMSEKLRRCRKELTAAIDRAFEGVSHSQECSGRPRVELDAAPLSFPLPVHRLLCRRHPLVACSSAAPFSPVPGAPENENVAFAPNHAPVNAKPQALCPKRKPLSSKENILMRSSILAPERQFWRAAGDEEIWRKDSLRNDTEKDLKVDTGIPLSGSSQEVTKDLLDMIDHTSIRTIEELAGKLEFENELNRVCGHCEDSPFKEEAWALLVDESPQKAPDADSGSLRQAFDDHNIVETVLDLEEDYNLMTSFKYQIE
- the C22H3orf62 gene encoding uncharacterized protein C3orf62 homolog isoform X2, translating into MVYYIIKTRSLVGKMSEKLRRCRKELTAAIDRAFEGVSHSQECSGRPRVELDAAPLSFPLPVHRLLCRRHPLVACSSAAPFSPVPGAPENENVAFAPNHAPVNAKPQALCPKRKPLSSKENILMRSSILAPERQFWRAAGDEEIWRKDSLRNDTEKDLKVDTGIPLSGSSQEVTKDLLDMIDHTSIRTIEELAGKLEFENELNRVCGHCEDSPFKEEAWALLVDESPQKAPDADSGSLRQAFDDHNIVETVLDLEEDYNLMTSFKYQIETGPPGGHRWFP